The Acropora palmata chromosome 3, jaAcrPala1.3, whole genome shotgun sequence nucleotide sequence AAGGGATATCTAGAGCCTCTGATGCATCTGTGTACAGTTCTTAATACAGCAAATGAGAGCTGTATTCGTAGCCAGGAAATAACGCTGGTGTAGGGCTCCTTATTCTTGCTTATTCTTAAAAAGTTCTGACAGTTGAGTCCCATGCCCGCGTTTGTACCAAACACCAGTGGTGTAAAAGTTCCCATCTCTACATCCATGACTAGTCTCTGGTTgtatttcctctttttctcgcTTTCTTGCTCTGTGAAGATCGTAGCTGTGTGCTTGCCCTGGTTGGACCGGGAGTTAATGTGTGTTACACGTACATCAAAGAATGCCGTTACTCCTGGTGTCCAAAAACCTCCTGCCTTCATATCTAGCCTCGCTTCTCGACTCATAACAGTGGACTGAAGGTTGAATACTTCATTGTGGAGTGGTTGCAAGAGTGGCTCCACATTTCTGCACACTTTACTGATGTGTGATGTCAGGAGATCTTGGATAGTATCATGTCTCTGAGCTTTAAAACCTCCCTTCTCGCATCTCAACGCATGGTTGACAGTAAACACTTCTTCACAAGCACAGTAACTAGGGAGATTAGGCGGAGGAAGGTTATAGCAAaattaaaagattaaaaaaaaataataataataataatagtaataatatgaAAATGCTTGCCTAAAAGGTAATGTCTTAAGTCTAGATTTCAAAGTGGATAGATTTGTGGTACATCTAATGTCCCGTCGTAGAGAATTACATAACCTAGGAGGCACTACTGGAAGGAATTTGAAGAACAGTACTGTCATGGGCACTGTGAAGATTGTAACACAAACGtgatttgaatgaaataagACAGGAAAGATGAGGGGGAGCTATATTGTGTAAAATCTTAAAAgtaattaatataattttaaagTCAATATGCTGTCTAACAGGCTACCAATGTAAATCATGTAAATGCAGACTGATGTGACAGAACTTTGGTAAACAAGCACATGCATTTTGCAGCTTTAAATCAGGTTATTCGGTAATCCATAACGAAGACTGTTACAGTAGTGATTGTTCTCCATATTGGATACAATATTGTTTAGCCTTACTGAGTGTTACACAAATGGCATTGCAAACGTCAGCTCCTGCCAAATGGCTTGTGCCATCGTTGTTTACAACAATGAaggttattttatttattatttttccttcaaaatctGGTCCATTTGAACGGTACATTACCACACAAATGTAAGTTGAcatttgtttgcttgtgtTGAAAACcaacttgaaatttgattcTTGATTCAGAAAAGCTTAGAGTCAAAAGGCAgatttttttgattttcatttgaGAAAATATCACTAAACGGGCTGGTTGAAAGATCTCtcaaaaagtaataattatgtgTATTAGGTCAGGCAAGCATTAAATCATGTCTTACACTCACAGATCTTGTCTCTAAAATGTGCTACATTGTCCAGACTATAATGTACAAACTGACATAAAATATGTGATATCTAACCCATCAAGTGATCGATTGTCAGCTAAGGTTTCTTACGTTATTGCAATGCATTGTCCCAACACTTTCTTTCTCTGCAGTTAATCAAGAATAGAACACTTAATAGTGGTTGATCgtttcccaaaaaaatttatttcttgattGTTTAGGCTTTGTTGCTCCCTTTGGTTAAGCCTTGTAATGACAAAGAAAGGGATTGATTCATTTGCATTCTGGCTTGATATGTAATGATCACTTCAATTGCTATTTACCATTTTAGTGTCTTGGGACAAGTTGTTACCGTCAACTTAGCTTTGATAGGTACTGTACATTGCCTCATGTGGGTGAAATTGCAACAatgatattatttttcttatttatttatgacATTTATTGCATTTCAGGAGCATTGGAACTTGTGGATGTTTCATCTAATCTCCCTAATTTAAAAAGGTCTCCTGGTTTAAAAACATGGAAGGTAATTTTGAGCTCACGCACGTACTGATACATTTACCATATGCATACATCATGCAATTTCTTATGGGGAGTATTGGGTTAAATTGGTACCCAGGCcaattcaaagtttattcctttcctttccatAACCCTCATTGTTGTATGTGTAGCTGTCATGTTATGCCATGTTAAACCAAGCAAGACAATAGATCCGtttattcaattaattttttcaactttgtgaTAATTATCCCAGACAGTCATACAATGTGAAATTTGCTTTGCTACTGTTAGCACTACAGCACCCATACATCTATTGCTTATAGTAACCCTCTGCTTCTTATTTTGGACAAGGGGGGATGTCATGTTATGCCATGTTTTAGACATCACATGATTTCTGATTATATGAGTACAACATTATGTAATTAGAGGAGTTCCTGGATGACGGTAAGCCTGTGTGTCTTTGTTTGATTTAACATGGATCCAGCGGCTCGAGCTGTGTCACTGTTGACTGCTTACCATAGTCACTGCCTGTCAGAATGCTGAAGAAAAATGCTAAGATGGAAAATGCCTTGCCAATCTGTTATTGAGAGATCCACACTGCTGAAGTTGCATTGTCTTGCACCAAAAGTCAAGGAGAtccttttgaaaagctgacatttAATATCAAACATTTCGAGACTTGGCCACATCTTTCCACATGCTTCTTGTGTTGTCCGAAGGACAAAGTTGCAAAGATTTACTGGTCAGAAGTAATTCCTTTCTATAATGTCAAACGGTCAAGAAACCTAACAACCCCTTGTAACACACTGGTTCTTTCCTACAGAGCATTAgataaagcaatttttttgtgcaCACCAACCTACTCCCAAAGTCACTCTTTCGAGAGATCACAAGCTCCCAGGTCACCTCAAGCTAGAGAATTTCCTCCTGTCacctttgaaacaaaaacaaaattataattatgcaTTAAGGAAGATGGCGATGTTAGAACATCtttgttctcaaaattgcatCACCACTATGCTGATCAGAGGTCTTTTATACTGGTTGACAGTTTTGACCTTTACAGATGGTTCATTCATGTGGGATTCATCacagaatttttctttgccatCCATTTTGGTTGATGCCTATCGATTCTAAAATTTACATGTTGTACAAGACTGATCCAGAATCTCTGTTCTCCCGTtagttaattaaaaaaaaaaaaatttgcagccCTGTAATTCAATAACAGAGAGTACAACTCACATACACTCTGTGGGTGTGTACCTATAATCCTTGTTAACAAACATGTTGATCTATAACTGATGTAGTCATTGTGTTGTTTGTTCAGGTGATGACAAAAGGTATGGAAATTGTGAATGACTGTGGTCCTGGAACAGAGCATTACGCCAAAGGATTCAAGCCACCAATGCTGGCTCCACTACTGGAAATCACAGATAAACTTCACCTAGAACGATGGTATGCATGGATCACaagtttgtattttttcagCAATACtgtgaatttatttttgttgtcaaaGCATTACAGCTCACCTAGCAGTGCTTCACACAGAAGGTGGAGACAACTTGTGTGTTCCGAAATATGTTCAGTCTTTGTTgaagttgttttcatttgtatgtgACAAAGGCTGTTGATCAAGCGTGTTAATATTGTACCTGCTGTACATGGTTAGGGCAACTTCTCTGGTTTATATGAACGTTATCCATGTGTActagaggaaaaaaaagagatgaagTAAACCCTAAAACTGGCAGCATTTTCTCAGATTAACTGTCACGAGATACATGTAAGAACAATGCGGACTTGGGAAAACCCGGAAAATATTAATGATTCAATTGCTATATCTTAGAAAACATTTGCAAGTAGCAGCAAGGAGTTTTCCAAGAATATGGTTTTTAATGCAGTGATGAAAGGATGAGGTTATGAGCAGAAACGATAGATtattaaaccaatcagaacatgTGCATTAAAACTCAGCTATTATAAATTTATAAGTTTTAACAATTGCTTTACTGTTTTGGTTCAAATATTGTTATGTCCTTAAGTGTCCTCGGTTTCAGTTTTACAGAAAggtttgtctttatttttgtcacaGTATGAGAGTATATCCACATCAGCAAGATACAGGGGGATTTTTTATTGCagttcttgaaaaaaaatctgaaacACCATGGGAAAATGACAAGAGATGCAGTTCAAATCGCAGGCTTCTTCCTTGGGAAACTGAAGCTGACTGGCAGGTAAGGTACTTCAGTTGCAGCTAAACGATGCAACACTGCACGGTGCAACACTGGACAGTGCAATGTTGTGCTTCCATGAATGTTTCTCAGATTACACTTTTCGTTTTTCCCCATTTGcctgaaaaattgattgagtATGGCACAACCGGGCTGGAGGTCATGGGCTCGAACCCTgtccggaccaacactcagggtcttcaAATAACTAAGTATAAAGTGCTTCCTTTGTAcgtacatctgcaaatggttaaacGCTCCAGTCTTCTCGGTTAaaggacgataaaccgtaggtcccgtctcgcAGCTCTTCTTTGTTCACAATTCTGcaggacgtaaaagaacccacgcacttTTCGAAAAGTGTAGGGCACGGATTTCCCGGTATTGTTTTTGGTCTGGTCTTAACATATCATGGTTTAGGGGATAAATTCTCGGAGATTTAAGCTACACCAAGCTACCCTAAAATTCGAGGGTAAATAAAGCATATACTGACCGTGCACTCATCAATGATTGGTGTGAGATATATCTTTTTCCATGAcctcaaaagaaattttcctttttgtttaataGAGAAAAAAGCAAGGAATGTGTAAAAGAGAAGAGACTAAGTCTATGGTTGTGGAAACTGGGATGAGTGTGGGCAAAATTGATCacacaaaagtgaaaaaagaagacaaaccaattccaaatgaaaaaatgatggCAGCCCATGTTGCTGCTGAAAACACACATTGTGCTGATCTTACAAGTAACAGCGTGTCAAATACAGATTATGCTGTAAGTAACAATGAATCAGAAGGTATGATTATGGACTGCCATGAAAAGTCAAGCCTGAGATGCTATGACAAATTGCCTGAAAATAGTCATGCAATTGAAAGCAATGCTGATGGTCATATACCAGTGAAAAAGGGAGATTGTAATGAGCTGGATGAAGATTCTGATGTGACAAAAAACAATGGTGAAGAAGATTTGACAATTAAGAGAGAAGAATGTGATGAATTTTATGAAGATGCTGAAGAATTTCGCAACAATTTTGAAGAACATGTTACAGTGAAAAAGGAAGCAGAGTTGGCTTATGAGATAGAGGACAGTACAGAGAATGGAGGAgtaaagagagaaaaagaacaGGAAGATGGAAACAACACAGACACCGACAAAAAGTAAGATTAGgctttgtttgattttgcattgcttttattcgtttgctgttgttatgttattttgttattttctttccatGCATTTTTCTTAAATCGCCATTTCAATTTATAGTCTCAGGACCATCAAATAAGGTTTTAAAGGTCTTATGATACAGTACATGAAGCTCTATTCAGTTGGCCATCAACTGGATGTGCAGGTTGCTGAGAGTTGTGCTTTGTGTAGAGTAACTTAGTGCGGCGAGCAAAGagaaatattatttaattatctcatttcttgaattagtcttctttttttaccCACTCAACTGAATGTTTCTTTTACAGTTCAGAGCCCCCACAAAAAAAGGTTAAAGTGGCGATGAAAGGATTTAAAGAAGATCCGTTTGTGTTTCTTACGGATGAAGATGAACATTGGTCGTCAATCAAGTGTGTAGAAAACTTTTCTCTCTCTCAAATACTGGTTTAAAGCACTTTCTTTGCATTCTTTTCCTGATGAATATGGTGCAACAGCAGTTGAGAGTTTCACTTCGCACTCCTTGAACAttcaatttttcatgtatttcTGATCATGCATCTGTTGGTATTGTGGTGAATGCAtcagtttaaagaaaagacGTGAAAAGTTACAATACTTTTAGAGTGGGGttggtgcagtggtgagagcactcgccttccaccaataaGGCCCGGGTTGGATTTTCTGCCTGCCGTCATATGTGGActgaaaaaccaacatttgaacTGATTTGCTGTGATTCAGTTTAATTTGTAGTCTCCGCAATTAGTAAATCCACTGTGCTCGGCTAGACCATTGagactgaaataaaattattattattagtagtagtataCTTTGTGTGCATAGCAGTATTTTCAACGTATTCTTATGAAGGACATTACTTTTGTATTTGTCACGTCCTTAATTCTGAACACTTGCAGTCCTCGAGACGTGTGATTAAAAGTATATTTGTAAGTGCCCGGGATTTGTGTGTCTCAGCTCAAGGTAGACATATACAACTTGATACAATGCAAACGTCCACAATCTCTTGCAGTGACGCAAAGTTTTGATATTTACAGGGAATTCTATGGCATTGATGATTCTTTTCCAGTCAGCCAGCTCCTTGTTCGATCTTTTcatggaaagaaaagaaacatttatCTTGTTTCTAAAGCTGTGAAAGATGTCATGGAAACGGTTGATGACAGTCACAAGGTGAGTTTATACCAGTTGTTGCCTCTCTCTTTAATGCTGTTTACATTGGTGATTGAAACGAAGCTGTATTGAAATTTACTTTATTCAACTTTTCCTTTATCGGAGTTTCGTTGATGattttgtgacattttttgACAGGTTATTAACACAGGAATGAAGGTTTTTGCTCGTGCGGAGAATGACAATGTGAAGTGTTCTTTCCGACTAATGCAGGAGGTATGATTATCACGAAACATTTGGCTTGAATAAGCTTGAGTCACTTCAGTGAACATGTACAGTGCAGGTAACTTTTCTGTTAAATCCTAACAGGGTATTGAAGCAATACTGCCATTCATAAGCAAGCGCAAAGTTTTAATTACTCAGGAAGATGTTGCAATCCTTTTGAGCCAGAACAGGCCATTTTGTGATCAGTTTTCGAGCACAACAAAAGAGCAGTTTGAAAAGATTGAAGGTATGGATTGTGTCTCCTCCAGTATTGCTACTTCAGTGGTTTGTACTTCACTAATCGGACCTATGAACCTTTATTGCTGAGTGTTTTAGTACTGTATTTTGTGGAGGAAAGAAGCCTCGGATGACTGATGGTTTAGTGTACAttgcaatttcattttgtcgtGTTCACACCCTGTATGACTTTAAGATGCTTTCATCCTTGCTGGGCCTTCGTAAATAGAACAGTCACTATGAATGTAAGCAATTATTCATTGAAACCCGCTAACCTACGGCATCAGAATCACTCTgtgaaataaaggaaattcACATGTTTAAACTGTTGAGTGAAGTACAAAGTAAGGCTAGCTTTAATCGCCTTATCTGCTATATTGACTCACACTGTACTAAGCAATTTTAAACtaattgtcaattttttgGAGACCTGGAATTCGTGTGAAGGGAATGTTAGGTTTTAGGTTGTTGCCACGGctacagtttttgtttttgttttgttttttttttctttttgtaactGGTGAAGCTACTATGTCCTAGCAAAGTTGCCATCCTTTCATATACCCTCTTTTTTCAGGACAAGGCTGCATCGTGTATGTTTACGATCCCAATGGACCTTGCAGGTTGGTGTCAACAGAAGACATAACATAGTCATACCTTAGTCCTTCATGGCTGGTTATTGTAATTGTATTTTAATCCAAAGCAGTAAAGAGTCGTGTATCCAGTGGAATTACTCCTATTGCTCTCTCTtattttttataatatttcAGAATGATCTTCCGTTTTCAAATATCTTGGTTAACTTGTTATCTGGTGTGCACGTGTCCATAGAAAGTGATAGAAATACTTCATTGAAGGAATAAGTGTGGAACTGGATGAAATCGCCAATGACATTACTTGAGTCCAACATGCCTGTGATTTGTTCTTCCCGGCCTACACCGTGGATGAAGATTATTACTGAAAGagtaaaaagataaaatgGTTGAAGCAATAGTGGCAATATCCCTGATAAACTGtgagagagagaaagagagacCGACCTAGGTTAAATCACATCACGGCTCGACTTATAGACGATCAATAACACCACCTTTCAGCTGACCAATGTTTCTTTACGCGGACCGGAGACTGAATCTGAAGATGAATTTctcacaggttgtcgaaacgtcagttacCCCCAACAACAGTCCTCCTCAGGACTACAATCAAAGATTTCATCGAGGTTTTTCACTCTTTCATTCCTGGGGTCAaaccttttttaaaaataccGTAGGTCGTTTTCGCTTTGTAATGTTTGTCAAAATTGAGGGTTCATCTAATTGTGTGCATTGTTTCAGCTAGCGGAATATTTGTATGGCTAATGTGTTGCCTTATTTTTTTAGCAAAGCACGCGATACAATAAGATGTCGGTTGATATTCTGTGGTTGGAAAGCGAAGGTGTCAACTCGACTCCAGGTCAGCAAGTTTGATAAAGCACACTATCAAGTCCTGTGTGGCATACAACCATCCGATGACAGTTTCCAAGGTAAGTTAGTTGAAGTCATGACAATAAACACAGTTATTCCGTGCTTATTCCaaccaagaaaagaaaattttggtGTATTTGCACCGCACCGTAAGCGCGATGTTACTGCTGCTTTTTCAAATCAGCGATTACTTGATTGAATAAGAAATTTAAATCGCTGGACATGGTATGCCTGTGGCTGGAGATTAACCAGATGAAAGCACAACTTGAAATCCTGCTCTGCCTTAAAGCACCACCACTCTACCACTCTTCCACTTGGCATGTATCAATGTAGGATATGCGATGAAATTCTTACATTCGATTTGCAGAGTGAGGCTCCAAgacgcagttatgaacgctaCTTGTACTAGCGGAAGTAAGGCCTAAGAAATCCATTTATACTGCATCCTCTCAGCAACTCGTGCATATTTTTTCCGAACAGGTAAAGGAAGTGAGGAGGAAGAGGAAAAATCAGCATTGGAAGATGAGGATTCTATGGAACGTGTTGAGGTTAAAGTAGAGAAAGACGACGAGCAAACAGGTTTCATTGGAGATTTTCTTAACGTGGAAACTCCAAAAGGATCGCTTGATGTGGGGTTTGTTTGATCCTGCTAAAGTAAATCATAAGAAAATCGCTTCTTATTTTAAGTGTTGATCTTGTTATATTCACCTAAAACATTTGGTCGGATAATTCTGGACTTTGTCAAGCTAAGCTAGGTTACGAAATAAAGTATGTGGAACTGTCTAAAAGAAATGTCTCAATATTCTAAGCCTGACTGGCTGGTCGAATATTTTATCGCATGCTTTCTGCAACAAGCGGTGAAAATGTTATTAGTACTCTTTGCTTTTCCACTAACGGTCAAAACACAAGGTTGCGCGCGTTTTAAAACAAGAACCCCTAGAAAAATATCCGCCAGCTACGCTGGCTACAATTTTCTTTCCCCAACCAAGTCACTTTTTCGCAGTTGGTAGCGGGTGACGTCCGTAAGTAGAAGCTGTCTCGTGGAAATTGATCTGATTATAGAGGTATCATGCTACCAAGGAAAACAAAGGGTAGTAAGGCGTTGACTAATCCAAGGACTTCCCCATGGGACTACCCCATAAATAACCCCATTTCTTTTAGGGAAAATATACATAaatatacagctatttcaatttacgttgtCGGGTTAAAGCCTCAAGCCTACAAGGCAAGACTGAAGGGGAATATGGGATCTTAATGAATAATTACTATcagcaaaattaacaatgcctCGTCCATACAGCAAAGATCTCCGATGGCGAGCCATTTGGATGAAAGAAATTTGGGTATTCAAGTGGATGAGGTTGCAGCTGCTTTGTGGATGTCACCAAGAACTATCGAACGTTATGTTTCAAAAGTTTTAAATTCTGGAGACGTCAAAGCAGGAATTATTGGAAGACCAGCAAACAGTGTGGGAATGCATCCGCACGTGGAATTTTTGATTATGGAGGCACTGCTTCAACATCCCAAGAAAACGCTATCAGAAATTGCAAGGCAATAGTAATTGTATTTTCAGCCTCCATTCTTATCTACCCATACCGCCTTTCGGTCTTGTCGCGTACGCTTGAAGCTTTGATCCGacaacgtaaattgaaatagctgtatataACATAGGCGGTTAGCAAGCACGTGTGTCTACTGCCATAATCTAATCTTTTATCTGCCCggtgaaaagaaatatatgGTCGCACAGACTGCAGTGTTCTCCCTGAGTTTTAGCttagcaggtaagggacaattcctgactggtatttttaaaacaacttacacACCCTAGTAAACCTTCAGGAGGTggcaggcggtaagaactgttgcttgaggcggtaaattttaccggttacctcctgataaggagaacaccgCATTGAAATAATATCTCTTTGATCCAAGTTTGAACGTAGGTAGACTAAGCTTAGCAATGGTGTTGATTCACTAGAGATTATGTAACCAGTTTCGAGCGATCGAGTTTTTGCCTTTAGTCTTtagaaaattgaacaaaatacTCACAGTGTCCTCTTGCATCTCATGGGAATCATCTGAACGAGTTTCAGGCAATTTCGATAACCCTTAGTCATGTATGGTATGCTGAGCATAGGCTACCTGTGGTGTGATGTTACGTGTGAACGGAAGGACTTAAATCCCATAACTAAAGGTGGGCAAACACGAGGGGTTGTTTTGGAGGGACATGTTGCAGCGACGAAAAGCTTGTGTAATGCACAGTGAGGCGACATGAAGCAAGGATCGTAGTCGGGACAAAATCGCAACATGTGCACAGACATCAAAATGTTGCGGGTACATGTTCCAGGGATATGTTACAGCGACATGTCCCCTCGTTTGAACTGATACTTCTATATATTTGTGCAGTACCAATTTGGGGGATATTTTGTCACTGCGAAATGTCGCACAGTGTTCAGTTTGTTGAACTTCATGGTCCCCGTTACATGTCCCTTCTTCATTTCGCCTCAGTGTGcattacagtttttttttgtcacaggAGCACGTCCCTGGAACATGACTTGTTTGCTTGTAAGGTTCCAGCACTTGGCTAACTAGCCTGACTTCTGGCTGTTATACGCAATTGTGGTCTCATTCGCTGTTCAAGCTAATTCTGCCAAGCCCACCACATGCTGGAAAGATCAGAGCACAACGGGTACTCCTACTCTTTGCGTGTGTGGGCTcattaacgtcccacagagttAATGAACAAggattgtgagacgggacctcccacttatagtccttatccgagaggaaagtctaaccatttgctgatgtaattacaaagccagcactttctactcagttattttaagtgCCTGAGTGTGACCCCTCCCGCGTTACAGCTCGATgcccaaccaactgagctaccggTCGCGGTGACCCTTTGTGTCTTCCCACCATAAAGCGTATGTTGCGCTACGCAATTTTTCGTGCAACTTTTCGAGCAATTTTGTTGCGAAAGAAATCGTGTGATGCGAGACAGGTTGCTTTCATCGTGTTTCACTAGGCAGAAAGCAGTAGTGTTATTGGGTGATGCTAGACGACTTTGCGAAACAAGTCGCAGAGATGATGTAACACTAATCAACAATTGAAAAAGTTGTTGGGTCTTTGCCTGACGCGTTGCCCAAAGTAGAactgatttctttttctcccAACCGTGGCGGgaacaaaaatgttgcatGAATTGTCTCTGGCAGGTTATGTTACACTCGGCAATTTTCCGTGCAACTTGTGTCGCAACaaaattgcgagacaagttaGGAAAAATTGCCGTTTGTAACACAGGCTTAAGTGGCCTTAGCCACGAAAAACATACTTGCGTTCACGGTTATGTGCGTGTTAATATTGGCTGACAGTGTGTTAATACGTGGTTTGGTTTTCTTGCCTTTGTTATAATTTTGCTCTTACGAGTTTGTCTTTGAGTGAACGCCCCTTACTGTACGATATTATGGGCGGttccttgaaaatttggtttagcAATGGTTATTGGTGTATTAAGCACCACCTTTTGAGTGGTATTGTGTTAACGTTTGCAAGCCAGTGGTTTGTGAGCGCTTTCGTTTAGGATTTGCTGTTCCATCTCCcgcatgaaaatattggcaaaggctacagccatCTCAGTGCCTATGGCGATTTCGTGTGTTTGCAAGTAGTTCCGTTTGTTGAATTGGAATGAgttttcttgcaaaatcagtcTTAGTGCTTTTTTCAGTGAGCGGTCAGGAATGGGAGGTGTGTAATTGTAGGAAGTTTTGTATACTCGTAAGAGCAACGTTATAACAAAAGCGAGAAAAGGAAAGCATGTATTCTTGTGTCGTGTAGCATTGTTGTATTTTAATGGTCCATCAAAATACAAGAATCCATTTTTCTGTGTTAATAGGGGCTGACAGGCCTACACGACTCCCGAATACATGGTTTCGTTTTCTCGCCTTTGTTATAATTTCTACATAGCGGTCGAAGTATCGGTCGGCACTACCTAGAGTAAACATGATCCGGCTGTGTCCTAGTTAAACCCCTATCCTTTGCAGGTGGTTGTACAATTCGACGTTCTCTGAAAATATGTCTGCTGCCGATAGCTCCTGTTTCACATTTAGGAAGGGTCCAAGGTCTTTGTCTCTCTTGTGTTTCTCCCAGTCCCCTCTAGCAATCCTCTTGGCTAATCTCTGCATGACCTCATCTTTCTGAGTTTCCTTTCTGATTCATGTGACAACCATAGCGTGCTCTGCATTCACGTTCGATCTGATGATCTTCTAAGTTTCATGTTCTGTCTCGGGCTGAGGGTGTCTGAAGAGAAAGTCTAAGGGATCTGCTTCATCTTTCCCTGATTCGTACACCAGCTCATAGTCCACGTCCTGCATTTCCATGATCAACTTCTCTATTCTTGATGGTAGTTTGGCCTCCACTTTGTTAAACAAAGGTACTAGTGGTTTGTGGGCAGTCATGATTCTGAATCTGGGTGCTCCAAGTAGGTAAATCCTAAGTCTCTCCTTGGACCATTTGATTGCCAAAGCATCTTTCTCGGTTTGACAGTACCTCTT carries:
- the LOC141875681 gene encoding RNA cytosine-C(5)-methyltransferase NSUN2-like translates to MARKKREPRQRGRNKSHPKGQWVDVVRKSDLFEQYYKIQHILPEDEFPAFLEALQKELPSTIRITGTRSHAKELSIAMQRLFLTKLDTVEDEEGKTADPPKPLSWYPDELAWQINLTKRFIRKSSSMDRFHKFLVHETETGNISRQEAVSMIPPLLLDIKSGQKILDACAAPGSKTVQLIELLHGEESSGIPDGLVVANELQNKRCYMLVHQSKRLHSPCCLITNHDAAMFPSMFVKTENRENVPLLFDRILCDVPCSGDGTLRKNPLIWRKWTPQLGLSLFRIQLRILARAVEMLAVGGRIVYSTCTMNPVEDEAVICSLLQKGEGALELVDVSSNLPNLKRSPGLKTWKVMTKGMEIVNDCGPGTEHYAKGFKPPMLAPLLEITDKLHLERCMRVYPHQQDTGGFFIAVLEKKSETPWENDKRCSSNRRLLPWETEADWQRKKQGMCKREETKSMVVETGMSVGKIDHTKVKKEDKPIPNEKMMAAHVAAENTHCADLTSNSVSNTDYAVSNNESEGMIMDCHEKSSLRCYDKLPENSHAIESNADGHIPVKKGDCNELDEDSDVTKNNGEEDLTIKREECDEFYEDAEEFRNNFEEHVTVKKEAELAYEIEDSTENGGVKREKEQEDGNNTDTDKNSEPPQKKVKVAMKGFKEDPFVFLTDEDEHWSSIKEFYGIDDSFPVSQLLVRSFHGKKRNIYLVSKAVKDVMETVDDSHKVINTGMKVFARAENDNVKCSFRLMQEGIEAILPFISKRKVLITQEDVAILLSQNRPFCDQFSSTTKEQFEKIEGQGCIVYVYDPNGPCSKARDTIRCRLIFCGWKAKVSTRLQVSKFDKAHYQVLCGIQPSDDSFQGKGSEEEEEKSALEDEDSMERVEVKVEKDDEQTGFIGDFLNVETPKGSLDVGFV